CCTTTAATAAACGAATGCAAGCAGATTGAAGCTGATTCAATGTATACGGCAGAAACCCATCATATTATTGCTGGCAAAGCATCATCAAAAAGTTTTTATTTTAGGCTCATACCTGCCATTATCACGGTTGCAGGCGCCTATTGTTTACTGCAAGGAGCCAATAACTGGGTTGCATGGATAACTTTACTGGCAGGAATTTTAACTATATTTAACGTATTTGCAGAATTTGATTATAAAGCCAGAGAACACTTATTCGCAGCTAAGAAATTTACGGTTTTAAAGCATAACTCCAGGGTTCTTTACGAAAGTTTCAGACATTTTATCGAAGAAAAAGAATTTTATCATGAAGTAAGGTTGTTGCGAGATAGATACAATATGTTAGTAGAATCTACGCCAGCTACAGATGATGAAGAAGCATTTAATAAAGCCAGAGATAGGATAAAAAAAGGAGTACATAAAGCCGATTTTAGGAAAAAATAAGGGCAAAAAAGGATGTCTTGTTTGGTAGTTTCAGGTTTTAAGAGAGGAGAGGCTTTGTAATGAATATTAAAGATATGTTAGAGCGGGGTTATTTTCCAAAAGAATTACCGCCTCCCTTCACAACAAAATCGTTCTCAGATAAGTTTAGCAGCATAGAAACAGCTTGGAACCAGATTACTGAAAGTATCCTTGTACCGTATTGGAAATCCCTCACCAATCTGTCCCAGAATCACTCTTCAAAGTGTCCCCTGAGCTCATCAAGCAGGTCAGGTTCTGAGGAAAGACACCTTTCTTTATAGCTAGACCACTTATAATCCGCGATATTCTCTACTATCCCAGCCTTTACAGGATTTGATTCTATGTAGTTAGCACAGTGTATTAAGTATTGATCTTTCAGGATTGGCTTGGAAATAAACCTTCCCTGCCAGAGGTGACCCGAGGTCCTATAGACCTGGTTAAAATACGCTGAATAGCCCCTATTTAGCCATTG
This portion of the Candidatus Gorgyraea atricola genome encodes:
- a CDS encoding SLATT domain-containing protein — its product is MNEKTEPLINECKQIEADSMYTAETHHIIAGKASSKSFYFRLIPAIITVAGAYCLLQGANNWVAWITLLAGILTIFNVFAEFDYKAREHLFAAKKFTVLKHNSRVLYESFRHFIEEKEFYHEVRLLRDRYNMLVESTPATDDEEAFNKARDRIKKGVHKADFRKK
- a CDS encoding transposase, with amino-acid sequence KKAKRKYRILLYAYCLMPNHVHLLIESLSSLNMSKFMQWLNRGYSAYFNQVYRTSGHLWQGRFISKPILKDQYLIHCANYIESNPVKAGIVENIADYKWSSYKERCLSSEPDLLDELRGHFEE